In Planctomycetia bacterium, one DNA window encodes the following:
- a CDS encoding amino acid ABC transporter ATP-binding protein, protein MIQAIDLHKRFGTTHVLRGASLKVDKGEVAALIGGSGSGKSTLLRCINALETFDAGSIRVGDITLPVPSNGADQAATHLKLRRRIGMVFQQFNLFPHMSAMENVMCGPLHAQGTPRDEAAVLARELLDRVGLADKADARPVSLSGGQQQRVAIARTLANHPEAILFDEPTSALDPRMTAEVLAVMADLASSGQTMIVVSHHMGFVRRSATTVHMLHAGRVIESGPPAQMFESPARDETREFLSHAME, encoded by the coding sequence ATGATCCAGGCGATCGACCTTCATAAGCGATTCGGCACGACGCACGTCTTGCGCGGCGCGTCGCTGAAGGTTGACAAAGGCGAAGTCGCCGCGTTGATCGGTGGTTCCGGCAGCGGCAAGAGCACGCTGCTGCGTTGCATCAATGCGCTGGAGACGTTCGACGCGGGGAGCATTCGAGTCGGGGACATCACGTTGCCGGTGCCGTCAAACGGCGCCGATCAGGCAGCGACCCATCTGAAACTTCGCCGTCGCATCGGCATGGTTTTTCAGCAGTTCAACCTGTTCCCGCACATGAGCGCTATGGAAAACGTCATGTGCGGCCCACTTCATGCTCAAGGCACGCCGCGCGACGAGGCCGCCGTGCTTGCTCGGGAACTGCTGGACCGCGTCGGTTTGGCGGACAAGGCCGATGCGCGACCAGTGAGTCTGTCCGGTGGGCAGCAACAACGCGTGGCCATTGCGCGCACGCTCGCCAATCATCCCGAAGCGATTCTGTTCGACGAGCCGACCAGTGCCTTGGACCCGCGCATGACCGCCGAGGTCCTCGCCGTCATGGCCGATCTTGCGTCGAGCGGCCAGACGATGATCGTGGTCAGCCATCACATGGGATTCGTGCGCCGCAGCGCGACGACGGTTCACATGCTTCACGCCGGCCGCGTCATCGAAAGCGGTCCACCGGCCCAGATGTTCGAATCTCCCGCGCGCGACGAGACCCGCGAGTTCTTATCTCATGCCATGGAATGA
- a CDS encoding ABC transporter permease subunit (The N-terminal region of this protein, as described by TIGR01726, is a three transmembrane segment that identifies a subfamily of ABC transporter permease subunits, which specificities that include histidine, arginine, glutamine, glutamate, L-cystine (sic), the opines (in Agrobacterium) octopine and nopaline, etc.), translating into MPTWSHRIAVVVLAILADGLPPAHAELLDEIRARGVMVWGGDQEGNAPYVYPDPDDPDKLVGFEVELADALAAELGVRAEFRQCDWLTLPEFLRSGKIDIILNGYEWSHARAERMAASRPYYIYQLQLLGRDGGIGAWEDLRATPGRPRRQIAVLGGCAASEYLHAHWETDADIIEYDGNTNAMLQVRNGVHDATLLDLPMAVFYRDKPQGKGLRFVGEPVGRGYYVIYARPDQRRLIAAIDDAIERLFRDGRLKTIYDRHGVWTAAQENLLSADPDAEAAESQTTEGAEYARTGVVRAYGGILLRAAGMTVLLTVVSMPLAMLLGLIVALIRMYGPSALRWACTLYVEVLRGTPVMLQLYVIFFILPQVLPFSFSPVAAAIIGLAVNYSAYEAEIYRAGLQAIPRGQMEAALALGMTRGTALRRVIVPQAVRIVVPPVTNDFIAMFKDTSVCSVIAVTELTKQYNMLANSTGEVLKLAALTAGLYLAMSYPLSVVAARLEKKLAGAGYGVPMGA; encoded by the coding sequence GTGCCTACCTGGTCCCATCGAATTGCCGTCGTCGTTCTTGCAATTCTCGCAGACGGCCTGCCGCCTGCCCACGCGGAACTGCTGGATGAGATTCGGGCACGGGGTGTGATGGTTTGGGGGGGCGATCAGGAAGGCAACGCGCCTTACGTCTATCCCGATCCGGATGATCCTGACAAGCTCGTGGGATTCGAAGTCGAGCTGGCCGACGCGCTGGCGGCCGAGCTGGGCGTCCGCGCCGAGTTTCGCCAATGCGACTGGCTGACGCTGCCGGAGTTCCTGCGCAGCGGGAAAATCGACATCATCCTGAATGGCTACGAATGGTCGCACGCACGGGCCGAGCGCATGGCGGCCAGCCGGCCCTATTACATCTATCAACTGCAACTGCTGGGCCGAGACGGCGGCATCGGCGCCTGGGAGGACCTGCGTGCGACGCCGGGTCGTCCGCGGCGGCAGATCGCGGTCCTCGGCGGCTGCGCGGCGTCGGAGTACCTGCACGCCCACTGGGAAACCGACGCCGACATCATCGAATACGACGGCAACACCAACGCCATGTTGCAGGTGCGCAACGGCGTACATGACGCCACGCTGCTCGATCTGCCCATGGCGGTGTTCTATCGCGACAAACCCCAGGGGAAAGGACTTCGTTTTGTTGGTGAGCCGGTGGGGCGGGGGTATTACGTGATCTATGCGAGGCCGGACCAGCGACGTCTGATCGCGGCGATTGATGACGCGATTGAAAGGCTCTTTCGCGATGGACGGCTGAAGACGATTTATGATCGCCACGGTGTCTGGACTGCGGCGCAGGAGAATCTTCTGTCAGCCGATCCGGACGCCGAAGCAGCCGAGTCGCAAACAACCGAGGGCGCGGAGTATGCTCGCACCGGCGTCGTGCGTGCCTACGGCGGCATTCTTCTTCGCGCCGCAGGGATGACCGTCTTGCTGACCGTTGTTTCGATGCCGCTGGCCATGCTGCTGGGGCTGATTGTGGCACTCATTCGCATGTACGGCCCGTCGGCATTGCGATGGGCATGCACGCTCTATGTCGAAGTGTTGCGCGGCACCCCGGTCATGCTGCAACTCTACGTCATTTTTTTCATTCTCCCACAGGTGCTTCCGTTCAGTTTCTCGCCCGTTGCAGCAGCGATCATCGGCCTCGCCGTGAATTACTCCGCCTACGAAGCCGAGATATACCGCGCCGGCTTGCAGGCGATCCCGCGCGGTCAGATGGAGGCCGCGCTGGCGCTGGGCATGACGCGCGGCACGGCGCTGCGTCGCGTGATCGTGCCACAAGCCGTGCGCATCGTCGTGCCGCCGGTGACCAATGATTTCATCGCCATGTTCAAGGATACTTCCGTCTGTTCCGTGATCGCGGTCACGGAATTGACGAAACAATACAACATGCTCGCCAACAGCACGGGCGAGGTGCTGAAGCTGGCGGCGCTGACGGCCGGCCTCTATCTCGCGATGAGCTACCCCTTGTCGGTCGTGGCGGCGCGGCTGGAGAAAAAACTGGCCGGTGCGGGCTACGGCGTGCCGATGGGGGCGTGA
- a CDS encoding AAA family ATPase, producing the protein MAGSTSADASRLMELMSARPPCVFIPTHEEAWALSLVREAACGDAEEYLTWSIIDGLRDGLVRDQPAIPETEHPAGALFYLFKRIETVRAAIMLDLIAHLDDARTARLARQLVQRCAEMKRTLVLIDHRDELPPVLASEAVRFELSLPTDDEIETLVTGVLRTQHQKAPLRVDIPRSAFDAILRNLRGLTRREILRIIEETVSTDRIFSADDLETVLTRKRQALRSGGLLEFITAPTSMNEVAGLARLKNWLNVRQKAMHRDAEAMGLAAPRGILLLGVQGSGKSYCAKAVATAWQRPLLRLDPGALYDRYIGESERRLRDALAQAERMAPIVLWIDEIEKGFASAASRNIDGGLSQRMFGSLLTWMQEHRAPVFIVATANDIEALPPELLRKGRFDEIFFVDLPTPAVREQVFAIHLRKRKLDASRFDVAALAVATDGFSGAEIEQAIVSALHDAFASKSAITTERLMTAVQSTIPLSITMDRKVAALRTWAATRCVPAD; encoded by the coding sequence ATGGCCGGATCAACCTCCGCAGACGCCTCGCGACTGATGGAGCTGATGTCAGCCCGCCCGCCTTGCGTGTTTATTCCGACGCACGAAGAGGCCTGGGCCTTGTCCCTCGTCCGAGAGGCGGCCTGCGGAGACGCGGAAGAGTATCTTACTTGGTCGATTATCGATGGCCTGCGCGACGGGCTGGTGCGCGATCAGCCGGCCATCCCCGAGACGGAGCACCCCGCCGGCGCGTTGTTCTACTTGTTCAAACGAATCGAGACGGTTCGCGCCGCGATCATGCTGGACTTGATTGCACATTTGGACGACGCACGAACGGCGCGGCTGGCTCGTCAACTGGTGCAGCGCTGCGCCGAGATGAAGCGAACGCTCGTATTGATCGACCATCGCGACGAGTTGCCGCCGGTGCTGGCGAGCGAAGCCGTGCGGTTCGAGTTGTCGCTGCCGACCGATGATGAAATTGAGACACTCGTCACGGGGGTGCTGCGCACTCAACACCAGAAAGCGCCGTTGCGCGTGGACATTCCACGCAGCGCGTTCGATGCCATCCTGCGCAATCTTCGTGGACTGACGCGCCGTGAAATTCTCCGCATCATCGAAGAAACGGTCTCAACCGATCGAATCTTTAGCGCCGACGACCTTGAGACCGTGCTGACGCGAAAACGGCAGGCTCTGCGATCCGGCGGCCTGCTGGAGTTCATCACGGCTCCGACTTCGATGAACGAGGTCGCGGGGTTGGCGCGGCTCAAGAACTGGCTGAATGTTCGACAAAAGGCCATGCACCGCGACGCAGAAGCGATGGGCCTCGCCGCACCGCGCGGCATCCTGCTTCTCGGCGTACAGGGTTCGGGAAAAAGCTACTGCGCCAAGGCCGTCGCCACCGCCTGGCAGCGCCCCCTGCTGCGGCTGGACCCCGGAGCACTCTATGATCGCTACATCGGTGAATCGGAGCGGCGTTTGCGCGACGCCCTGGCGCAAGCCGAGCGCATGGCGCCGATCGTGCTCTGGATCGACGAAATCGAGAAGGGGTTTGCCTCGGCCGCCAGTCGCAATATCGACGGAGGTCTATCACAACGCATGTTCGGATCGCTGTTGACGTGGATGCAGGAACACCGCGCGCCGGTGTTCATCGTGGCGACGGCGAACGACATCGAAGCCCTGCCCCCGGAGCTTCTCCGCAAGGGCCGCTTTGACGAAATCTTTTTCGTCGATCTGCCGACGCCCGCGGTGCGTGAGCAGGTCTTCGCGATTCACCTCCGCAAGCGCAAGCTGGATGCGTCCCGCTTCGATGTCGCGGCCCTTGCCGTGGCGACCGATGGATTCAGCGGTGCGGAAATCGAGCAGGCGATTGTTTCGGCCCTGCACGACGCATTCGCCTCGAAATCGGCTATCACGACCGAGCGGCTGATGACGGCCGTTCAATCAACGATCCCGCTTTCGATCACGATGGATCGCAAAGTCGCGGCGCTGCGCACCTGGGCTGCCACGCGGTGCGTCCCGGCCGACTAG
- a CDS encoding glycosyltransferase family 39 protein, giving the protein MRPTSWIIVAWFAATACVVAAVGPACLPVVLRDGLLALIICFGAVGPGLTLLRAIGLGDLEVRWRWLLGFGMGLGALSLAVLGLGWMGMLARPLWLALVGLSVVSSSLELRRDRGQRDVVRDADESGAIPAWTWLVLTIPAGLALAAASLPPGILWPAEGNGYDVLEYHLAVPKEFWQTGRIGYLSHNIYSNFPFGVEMLYLLCMVLRGDAVGAATVAQILNVFIGAMAIAAVWLMGREFSSRTGWAAAVVAGSCPMLCFLSGLAYVENSLILFATLALASVFRASRDGHRSGRWWVVSGLCAGFACGCKYTAIPCVALPLWLAAWPGVSGRRNRIVAFAAGAIAAFLPWLIKNAVYTGNPVFPVARSVFTERTGIWTDEAAARWHAGHLPAPEWRSLGGRLARLGSEIAGSELYGSVSVLGAAAAIVLILRSPTIGAPATTSLVPMVLIALGTLGWWLFASHLYGRFAVALLPVAALAIGLALDRLTQPARLAACVVLAIAAGNLWLTFDFCQRDGLFAVASLPAADRLAWFREGRWPGTAHVPVINKVCDSGGRVLMVAEARSFYLSPCAEYTVIFNRSAFAEAAADKSPQEIGRWLVANQYTHVYVGWSEWARLANSRYGFWPGLSPHVFGAMLEAGVIEVEEQFSIAQDQPPYGTLFRIAPTHD; this is encoded by the coding sequence ATGCGCCCGACGAGCTGGATCATCGTCGCGTGGTTTGCAGCGACCGCGTGCGTCGTGGCTGCGGTCGGCCCGGCCTGTCTGCCGGTCGTGCTGCGCGACGGCCTGCTCGCGCTGATCATCTGTTTCGGCGCCGTCGGACCAGGCCTGACGCTGCTGCGAGCGATCGGCCTCGGCGATTTGGAAGTGCGATGGCGATGGCTGCTGGGTTTCGGGATGGGCCTCGGCGCGTTGAGTCTGGCCGTGCTGGGTCTGGGGTGGATGGGGATGCTGGCGCGACCGCTCTGGTTGGCGCTGGTCGGGCTCTCGGTTGTGTCGAGCAGCTTGGAGCTTCGGCGCGACCGCGGTCAACGTGACGTCGTGCGGGACGCTGACGAATCGGGAGCAATCCCCGCCTGGACGTGGCTCGTGCTAACGATTCCGGCGGGCTTGGCGCTCGCCGCAGCGAGTCTGCCGCCGGGCATCCTCTGGCCCGCCGAAGGCAACGGCTACGACGTGCTGGAGTATCACCTCGCAGTACCGAAGGAGTTCTGGCAGACAGGGCGAATCGGCTATCTGTCGCACAACATCTACTCCAATTTTCCATTCGGCGTGGAAATGCTTTATCTGCTGTGTATGGTGCTGCGGGGCGATGCCGTCGGCGCCGCTACCGTCGCGCAGATTTTGAATGTGTTTATCGGGGCGATGGCGATTGCAGCGGTGTGGCTGATGGGGCGGGAGTTCTCTTCGCGCACGGGCTGGGCCGCAGCCGTGGTCGCCGGGTCGTGCCCGATGCTCTGCTTCTTAAGCGGCCTTGCGTATGTTGAGAACAGTCTGATCCTGTTCGCAACGCTGGCGCTCGCCTCGGTGTTTCGTGCCTCGCGTGACGGCCACCGTTCTGGCCGATGGTGGGTGGTCAGCGGGCTATGTGCCGGGTTTGCCTGCGGATGCAAGTATACCGCGATCCCCTGTGTAGCGTTGCCCCTGTGGCTGGCTGCGTGGCCGGGCGTATCAGGTCGGAGAAACCGCATCGTCGCATTCGCAGCGGGCGCAATTGCGGCATTCTTGCCGTGGCTGATTAAGAACGCCGTCTATACTGGCAATCCGGTGTTTCCCGTGGCGCGGAGCGTCTTCACGGAGCGCACGGGAATCTGGACCGACGAAGCCGCCGCGCGCTGGCACGCAGGCCATCTGCCGGCTCCCGAATGGCGTTCGTTGGGCGGCCGTCTCGCTCGATTGGGAAGTGAAATCGCTGGTTCCGAGCTTTACGGTTCGGTCAGCGTCCTTGGTGCTGCCGCGGCGATCGTGCTGATTCTTCGCAGCCCGACGATCGGCGCACCAGCCACTACGAGCCTTGTTCCAATGGTCTTGATCGCGCTCGGCACGCTCGGATGGTGGCTGTTCGCATCGCACCTTTATGGTCGATTCGCCGTCGCGCTCCTTCCCGTGGCCGCGCTGGCAATTGGACTCGCCCTGGACCGTTTGACGCAACCGGCGCGCCTGGCAGCATGCGTCGTTCTCGCCATTGCGGCGGGTAATCTGTGGCTCACGTTCGATTTCTGTCAACGCGACGGGCTGTTTGCCGTCGCATCGTTGCCGGCGGCGGATCGACTCGCCTGGTTTCGCGAGGGACGGTGGCCGGGTACGGCGCATGTGCCGGTGATCAACAAGGTGTGCGATTCCGGCGGACGGGTGCTGATGGTGGCGGAGGCGAGGAGTTTCTATCTCTCGCCGTGCGCGGAATACACGGTGATCTTCAATCGATCCGCGTTCGCGGAGGCCGCCGCGGACAAATCGCCGCAGGAGATCGGACGCTGGCTCGTCGCCAATCAGTATACCCACGTTTACGTCGGTTGGAGCGAATGGGCTCGCCTGGCGAACTCGCGCTACGGCTTCTGGCCAGGCCTGTCGCCGCACGTGTTCGGCGCGATGCTGGAAGCGGGCGTGATTGAGGTGGAGGAGCAGTTTTCGATTGCCCAGGATCAGCCGCCGTACGGAACGCTGTTTCGGATCGCGCCAACGCACGACTAG
- the rsgA gene encoding ribosome small subunit-dependent GTPase A, translated as MTGESEDRPPRGRKQRVDFRKNRGKAARDRTWTRRVKAGDETVHDAENVENVRAKGQLSRKRTIIIRDDPNQSGWHKGIVLTMRGLVAEVDAEGRTWACTLRRKLRTLLISHRVPLAVGDEVWFSPGGAAAGPMPEGVIEHVAPRRATLLRQYERRQQVVAANVDNAVITMAAEQPKFRPHLIDRYLVAIHAGGIRPILCMNKRELDEDGSAAEAVARYQSLGYKSLFVSVARGEGIDELRGLLTNQVSVFVGPSGVGKSSLINALQPGLGVEVGTLSDLDRGRHTTTTARLLKWDFGGYLVDTPGMRQFDLAEVKAVDLEAYFIEFRDRVAQCRFQNCTHTVEAGCAILAAVDAGEVSQIRHESYVKMFTECRERERY; from the coding sequence ATGACCGGCGAATCGGAAGATCGACCGCCGCGCGGGCGAAAGCAGCGCGTCGATTTTCGCAAGAATCGCGGTAAGGCCGCACGCGATCGCACGTGGACCCGCCGCGTCAAGGCGGGGGATGAGACGGTTCACGATGCCGAGAACGTTGAGAATGTGCGTGCGAAGGGTCAACTTTCGCGAAAGCGCACCATCATCATCCGAGACGACCCGAACCAGTCGGGTTGGCACAAGGGGATCGTGCTGACCATGCGCGGACTGGTGGCCGAGGTGGACGCGGAGGGGCGCACCTGGGCATGCACCCTTCGCCGGAAACTGCGAACGCTGCTGATCTCCCATCGTGTGCCGCTGGCCGTGGGGGATGAAGTCTGGTTTTCGCCCGGGGGGGCCGCCGCCGGCCCGATGCCCGAGGGCGTGATCGAACACGTTGCCCCGCGTCGCGCCACGCTGCTTCGCCAGTACGAACGCCGGCAACAGGTCGTCGCAGCGAACGTCGACAACGCAGTCATCACGATGGCCGCCGAACAGCCGAAGTTCCGGCCGCACCTGATCGACCGCTACCTCGTGGCGATTCACGCGGGGGGCATTCGTCCGATCCTGTGCATGAATAAACGTGAGTTGGACGAAGACGGTTCCGCGGCCGAAGCGGTGGCGCGGTACCAATCGTTGGGTTACAAATCGCTGTTCGTCAGCGTGGCGCGTGGCGAGGGCATCGACGAACTTCGTGGGCTATTGACGAACCAGGTATCGGTGTTCGTCGGCCCCAGCGGCGTCGGGAAAAGCTCGCTGATCAACGCGCTCCAGCCCGGCCTTGGGGTGGAGGTGGGCACGTTGAGCGATCTGGATCGAGGTCGGCATACGACGACGACGGCGCGATTGCTGAAATGGGATTTTGGCGGCTACCTCGTGGACACGCCAGGGATGCGGCAATTCGACCTGGCGGAGGTGAAGGCGGTAGATCTGGAGGCGTACTTCATAGAGTTTCGTGATCGCGTTGCCCAGTGCCGGTTCCAGAATTGCACGCACACCGTCGAGGCGGGCTGCGCGATTCTCGCCGCGGTCGACGCGGGAGAAGTGTCACAAATAAGGCACGAATCCTACGTGAAGATGTTCACCGAGTGCCGCGAGCGGGAGCGCTACTGA
- a CDS encoding sigma-70 family RNA polymerase sigma factor — MRLASQPDRHSQSAPSEWTLADEAAVLARCRAGDATAFGGLVRAYQDRILNVCWRLCGRYEEAEDLTQEAFVRAFQQIHRFEGKSQFYTWVYRIAVNLALSAQRRPSILRHSSFDTAAAGQDGNRDGDGHRRPVASSERAPIDAAAANESRELVAAALEQLEPDHRAVVVLRDLDGLDYDEIAEILDVPRGTVKSRLHRGRAALRDLLVGKLGED, encoded by the coding sequence ATGAGACTGGCATCACAACCTGACAGGCATTCACAATCGGCCCCGTCTGAATGGACGCTTGCGGACGAGGCGGCTGTGCTGGCGCGATGTCGCGCAGGGGATGCGACGGCATTCGGCGGGCTGGTGAGGGCGTACCAGGATCGCATTCTGAACGTATGCTGGCGATTGTGCGGCAGGTACGAGGAGGCCGAGGACCTCACGCAGGAGGCGTTCGTGCGTGCATTTCAACAGATACACCGATTCGAAGGCAAGTCGCAGTTTTATACGTGGGTCTATCGGATCGCGGTGAATCTGGCGCTTTCGGCCCAGCGCCGACCGTCGATCCTGCGACATTCGTCGTTTGACACCGCTGCGGCAGGGCAGGACGGGAACCGCGACGGCGACGGCCATCGCCGGCCGGTTGCGTCGTCCGAGCGCGCGCCAATCGATGCGGCGGCGGCGAACGAGTCGCGCGAGCTCGTGGCCGCGGCCCTGGAGCAATTGGAACCGGATCACCGGGCGGTTGTGGTGTTGCGCGATCTGGATGGATTGGATTACGACGAGATCGCGGAGATACTGGATGTTCCGCGGGGCACGGTGAAATCGCGTTTGCATCGGGGCCGTGCGGCGCTGCGAGATCTGCTGGTCGGCAAATTGGGCGAGGATTGA
- the moaA gene encoding GTP 3',8-cyclase MoaA produces MAISLPLVEGFSDPRPSIAAAITGPRDIRSVRTLRISVTDRCNFRCVYCMPEEKLDWVPRDELLTFEEIVAVARAALRHGITEFKLTGGEPLVRHDLPRLVGLLRTLSADAELSMTTNGSLLNLYAAELKKSGLNRLTVSLDTLDASRFRDITRGADIKAVWAGIATAQSAGFSPPKINCVAMRGINDDEFADFAALTLDVPRTVRFIEYMPLGRTQLGGEYEARFISESDIRRCIEARFGPLEPASQDSGAGPAKVWRVPGAAGRIGFISAMSKPFCETCNRLRLTAEGQLRSCLFDGGEVELRPILRESRSDAAAERLHRAFIDCVAFKPQVHSYHGNRQMSQIGG; encoded by the coding sequence ATGGCAATCTCGCTACCGCTCGTTGAAGGCTTCTCGGATCCCCGGCCGTCAATCGCCGCGGCAATCACCGGACCGCGCGACATTCGCTCCGTCCGCACGCTTCGCATCAGCGTGACCGATCGCTGCAATTTCCGCTGCGTCTATTGCATGCCCGAGGAGAAGCTCGACTGGGTTCCGCGCGATGAGTTGCTGACCTTTGAGGAGATCGTCGCGGTCGCGCGTGCGGCCTTGCGACACGGCATCACCGAGTTCAAGTTGACCGGCGGCGAACCGCTCGTGCGTCACGATCTGCCGCGACTGGTAGGCTTGTTGCGAACGCTCTCGGCCGACGCCGAGCTGTCGATGACCACCAACGGCTCGTTGCTGAATCTCTATGCGGCGGAACTGAAGAAATCCGGATTGAATCGCCTGACCGTGAGCCTCGATACGCTGGATGCATCGCGCTTTCGCGACATCACGCGCGGGGCGGATATCAAAGCGGTCTGGGCAGGCATCGCAACGGCGCAATCCGCCGGTTTCTCGCCGCCCAAGATCAATTGCGTCGCCATGCGCGGGATCAACGACGACGAATTCGCCGACTTCGCCGCGCTCACCCTTGACGTGCCGCGCACGGTGCGCTTCATCGAGTACATGCCGCTGGGCCGCACGCAGCTGGGTGGGGAGTATGAAGCGCGTTTCATTTCTGAATCAGATATTCGCCGTTGCATCGAGGCACGATTCGGCCCGCTGGAGCCGGCCTCGCAAGACAGCGGAGCGGGTCCGGCCAAAGTTTGGCGCGTACCCGGTGCCGCCGGGAGGATCGGCTTCATCAGCGCGATGAGCAAGCCCTTCTGCGAAACGTGCAACCGCCTGCGGCTCACCGCCGAGGGCCAGTTGCGTAGCTGCCTGTTTGACGGAGGCGAAGTAGAACTCCGCCCGATCCTGCGTGAATCCCGATCCGATGCGGCGGCCGAACGGTTGCACCGGGCATTCATCGATTGCGTGGCGTTCAAGCCGCAGGTGCATTCGTACCACGGCAATCGCCAGATGTCGCAGATCGGCGGTTGA